In Helicobacter mastomyrinus, the sequence CGATATAGAAGAGCTAAGAACTGTGATTAAAACGCGCTCCTTTGAGCATAAGGATACACTTATGGTTGGGCGCTCCCACGGGATTCACGGAGAGCCTATCACCTTTGGACTAGTCTTAGCGATTTGGTATGATGAGCTAGGGCGGCATTATGAGGCGTTGCAATCTACGCTAGAAGTCATCTCCGTGGGGCAGCTAAGTGGCGCAATGGGGAATCTCGCCCATACGCCCATTGAGCTAGAAGAGCTTGTATGTGCGGATTTAGGCTTAAAGGCAGCAAGAGTGAGCAATCAAGTCATTCAACGTGATAGATATGCAAGACTAATGAGCGATTTAGCCCTTTTGGCTAGTAGCTGTGAGAAAATCGCAGTAGAAATCCGCCATTTGCAACGCACAGAAGTCTATGAGGCAGAGGAATATTTCGAGGAAGGGCAAAAGGGCAGCTCGGCTATGCCGCATAAACGCAATCCTGTGCTAAGTGAGAATATCACAGGGCTTTGCAGAATGATACGAAGCTTTGCACTTCCAGCGATGGAAAATGTCGCATTATGGCACGAGCGTGATATTAGCCATTCAAGCGTAGAACGATTTATCCTACCTGATGGCTTTATCACTACGGATTTTATGCTGTTTCGCTTGAAAGGATTGCTTGAAAAGCTCGTGGTGTATCCTAAGAATATGATGAGAAATCTTGAGCTTACCGGCGGACTTGTATTCTCTCAGCGAATCTTGCTCGAACTCCCTAAGAAAGGTATCTCACGTGAAGAATCTTATAAAATCGTCCAACGCAATGCAATGAAAGTGTGGCAAGATTTACAAAATGGTGGAAATGCGATGAATGCCAAAGGCGAGAGCCTCTATCTACAATATCTCTTAGCAGATAGGGAGTTAGTGAGTCTCATTGGTGAGCAAACCATTAGAGAATGCTTTGATTATGGCTACTATACGAAAAATGTCGATGCCATTTTTAAACGTGTATTTGGTGAAAACTAGCGCATTTCTAAACTTCTAAAACGGGACAAAAGGCTAAAATAATGGAATATATTTTTCACATCTTTATTTCGAACTAAGCGTAAAAAATTGCAAAATGAGCTTAAACAATTAGAGCTTATAAAGATAGGCCACAAGATGGGAGCGAAACGGT encodes:
- the purB gene encoding adenylosuccinate lyase, giving the protein MVERYAREEMKKLWDINAKYSAWLAVEKALVRGWNKLGVVPDEDCEKICKNARFDIARIDEIESVTKHDLIAFTTSVAESLGEESRFVHYGITSSDCIDTAVALQMRDSLHIILHDIEELRTVIKTRSFEHKDTLMVGRSHGIHGEPITFGLVLAIWYDELGRHYEALQSTLEVISVGQLSGAMGNLAHTPIELEELVCADLGLKAARVSNQVIQRDRYARLMSDLALLASSCEKIAVEIRHLQRTEVYEAEEYFEEGQKGSSAMPHKRNPVLSENITGLCRMIRSFALPAMENVALWHERDISHSSVERFILPDGFITTDFMLFRLKGLLEKLVVYPKNMMRNLELTGGLVFSQRILLELPKKGISREESYKIVQRNAMKVWQDLQNGGNAMNAKGESLYLQYLLADRELVSLIGEQTIRECFDYGYYTKNVDAIFKRVFGEN